Proteins encoded by one window of Modestobacter marinus:
- the nusG gene encoding transcription termination/antitermination protein NusG has protein sequence MTDPREPFETDSAVEGTDLDDARADVRGSADLETGAGETGSAEGSSDTADQDTDTGSADAVPEVETAGRDTLASDPMAEPAPDHDPVVVEALETAAAEDEDPAEALRSTLRGQFGDWYVIHSYAGYENKVKTNLESRITSLDMEDYIFQIEVPTEEVTEIKNGKRTQVNRKKLPGYLLVRMDLNDESWGAVRNTPGVTGFVGATSKPSPLSIDEVVNLLVPATTAKPVSTAEAAPAAGPAPEVEFEVGESVTVMDGPFATLPATINEINPEQQKLQVLVSIFGRETPVELSFTQVTKI, from the coding sequence GTGACTGACCCCCGCGAGCCCTTCGAGACCGACAGCGCCGTCGAGGGCACCGACCTCGACGACGCGCGTGCGGACGTGCGCGGCAGCGCAGACCTCGAGACGGGCGCCGGCGAGACCGGGTCCGCCGAGGGGTCGAGCGACACCGCAGACCAGGACACCGACACCGGTTCCGCCGACGCCGTCCCCGAGGTGGAGACCGCCGGCCGCGACACCCTGGCGTCCGACCCGATGGCCGAGCCCGCCCCCGACCACGACCCCGTGGTCGTCGAGGCCCTCGAGACCGCGGCCGCGGAGGACGAGGACCCGGCGGAGGCCCTGCGCTCCACGCTGCGTGGTCAGTTCGGCGACTGGTACGTGATCCACTCCTACGCGGGCTACGAGAACAAGGTGAAGACCAACCTCGAGTCCCGGATCACGTCGCTGGACATGGAGGACTACATCTTCCAGATCGAGGTGCCCACCGAGGAGGTCACCGAGATCAAGAACGGCAAGCGGACCCAGGTCAACCGCAAGAAGCTGCCGGGTTACCTGCTCGTCCGGATGGACCTCAACGACGAGTCCTGGGGCGCGGTCCGCAACACCCCGGGCGTCACCGGCTTCGTCGGGGCGACCTCGAAGCCCTCGCCGCTGAGCATCGACGAGGTCGTCAACCTGCTGGTCCCGGCGACCACCGCCAAGCCGGTCTCCACGGCCGAGGCGGCCCCCGCTGCCGGGCCCGCGCCGGAGGTCGAATTCGAGGTCGGCGAGTCCGTCACGGTCATGGACGGTCCGTTCGCGACCCTGCCGGCGACCATCAACGAGATCAACCCGGAGCAGCAGAAGCTCCAGGTGCTCGTCTCCATCTTCGGCCGCGAGACGCCGGTCGAGCTGTCGTTCACCCAGGTCACCAAGATCTGA
- the secE gene encoding preprotein translocase subunit SecE, whose product MSEKDGEPNGEQVDAERLDAETPGVDDAGALEAAEAGVADEAETDEDKVVATPTQRRSRSSSRPAGRTPDAGSSPTRSRAAAERERAAEQRKKRDVGRFLREVVAELRKVIWPGRKELITYTTVVIIFVAVMVAIVAGLDLLFAQGVLAVFG is encoded by the coding sequence GTGAGCGAGAAGGACGGCGAGCCGAACGGCGAGCAGGTCGACGCCGAGCGGCTCGACGCGGAGACGCCGGGCGTGGACGACGCCGGTGCGCTCGAGGCCGCCGAGGCCGGTGTCGCCGACGAGGCCGAGACCGACGAGGACAAGGTCGTCGCGACCCCCACGCAGCGCCGGTCCCGCTCGTCGAGCCGTCCCGCCGGACGGACGCCGGACGCCGGTTCCAGCCCGACCCGCAGCCGCGCCGCCGCCGAGCGGGAACGCGCCGCCGAGCAGCGCAAGAAGCGGGACGTGGGGCGGTTCCTCCGCGAGGTCGTCGCCGAGCTGCGCAAGGTGATCTGGCCCGGTCGCAAGGAGCTCATCACCTACACGACGGTGGTGATCATCTTCGTGGCGGTCATGGTCGCGATCGTCGCCGGCCTGGACCTCCTCTTCGCCCAGGGCGTGCTCGCCGTCTTCGGCTGA
- a CDS encoding MaoC family dehydratase, which yields MSPRPTDVEVGTELPEQTSRVTRADLVRYAGASGDLNVIHWNERVAREVGLPGVIAHGMLTAGLAVRAVTAWAGDPGAVVDYSVRFSRPVVVPDDDLGAELTVRGRVAALLEDGRVRVDLTVTSGGEKVLSLARAVVALG from the coding sequence GTGAGCCCGCGACCGACCGACGTCGAGGTCGGCACCGAGCTGCCCGAACAGACCTCCCGGGTCACCCGTGCGGACCTGGTCCGCTACGCCGGCGCCTCGGGTGACCTGAACGTCATCCACTGGAACGAGCGGGTCGCCCGCGAGGTCGGCCTCCCCGGCGTGATCGCGCACGGGATGCTCACCGCGGGCCTCGCCGTCCGGGCGGTCACCGCCTGGGCCGGTGACCCGGGCGCCGTCGTCGACTACTCGGTGCGCTTCAGCCGGCCGGTGGTGGTCCCCGACGACGACCTCGGTGCCGAGCTGACCGTCCGGGGCCGGGTCGCCGCGCTCCTGGAGGACGGCCGCGTGCGCGTCGACCTCACCGTGACCAGTGGTGGCGAGAAGGTCCTGTCCCTGGCCCGCGCCGTCGTCGCGCTGGGCTGA
- a CDS encoding pyridoxal phosphate-dependent aminotransferase has product MPTDPPTGSAPGGPAPSAARRVSRRVGVVTPSSTMAADARAKALQSAGRPVVNLAAGEPDSPTADHVVEAAVRAARDPAMHRYTPVGGLPELREAIVAKTLRDSGLSAQPTDVLVTAGGKQAVSQALAALLDPGDEVLLPTPHWTTYPEAIRLAGGVPVPVVADEASGYLVSVGQLEAARTPRTRLLLFCSPANPTGAVHPPEEVAEIGRWALAAGLWVVTDEIYEQLTYDGATAPSLPALVPELQPRCVVVNGVAKAYAMTGWRVGWLLGPADVVAGAMALQSHTTGHVSNVAQAAAVAALSGDQSGVAELRATLDRRRRTVVRMLREIPGIACPEPQGAFYVYPSVGALLGRPIAGRTVATSAELAELLLERAQVAVVPGEAFGTPGYLRLSYALGDDELVEGVRRMQQLLGSAG; this is encoded by the coding sequence ATGCCGACGGATCCCCCAACCGGGTCAGCCCCCGGCGGTCCGGCTCCGTCGGCGGCGCGGCGGGTGTCCCGGCGGGTCGGCGTCGTCACGCCCTCCTCGACGATGGCCGCCGACGCCCGCGCCAAGGCGCTGCAGTCCGCTGGGCGGCCGGTGGTCAACCTCGCCGCCGGCGAGCCGGACTCCCCGACCGCCGACCACGTCGTCGAGGCGGCCGTGCGGGCGGCCCGGGACCCGGCGATGCACCGCTACACCCCGGTCGGGGGCCTCCCCGAGCTGCGGGAGGCGATCGTCGCGAAGACGCTGCGCGACTCGGGCCTGAGCGCCCAGCCGACCGACGTCCTGGTCACCGCCGGGGGCAAGCAGGCGGTCTCCCAGGCGCTCGCCGCGCTGCTCGACCCCGGCGACGAGGTCCTGCTCCCGACGCCGCACTGGACGACCTACCCGGAGGCGATCCGGCTGGCCGGCGGCGTCCCCGTCCCGGTGGTCGCCGACGAGGCCAGCGGCTACCTGGTCTCCGTCGGACAGTTGGAGGCGGCGCGCACGCCGCGCACGAGGCTGCTGCTGTTCTGCTCCCCCGCCAACCCGACGGGCGCCGTCCACCCGCCCGAGGAGGTGGCCGAGATCGGCCGCTGGGCGCTGGCGGCCGGCCTCTGGGTGGTCACCGACGAGATCTACGAGCAACTGACCTACGACGGGGCGACGGCGCCGTCCCTGCCCGCCCTGGTGCCCGAGCTCCAGCCGCGGTGCGTGGTGGTCAACGGGGTCGCCAAGGCGTACGCGATGACCGGCTGGCGGGTGGGCTGGCTGCTCGGGCCGGCCGACGTGGTGGCCGGGGCGATGGCCCTGCAGTCGCACACCACCGGGCACGTCTCGAACGTCGCCCAGGCCGCCGCGGTGGCCGCGCTGAGCGGTGACCAGTCCGGCGTCGCGGAGCTGCGGGCGACCCTCGACCGGCGCCGCCGCACCGTCGTCCGGATGCTGCGGGAGATCCCCGGGATCGCCTGCCCCGAGCCGCAGGGCGCCTTCTACGTCTACCCGTCGGTCGGCGCCCTGCTCGGACGCCCGATCGCGGGCCGCACGGTCGCCACCAGTGCCGAGCTGGCCGAGCTGCTGCTGGAACGGGCCCAGGTCGCCGTCGTCCCGGGCGAGGCCTTCGGCACCCCGGGGTACCTCCGGCTGTCCTACGCCCTCGGCGACGACGAACTGGTGGAGGGCGTCCGCCGGATGCAGCAGCTGCTGGGCTCGGCCGGCTGA